The Pocillopora verrucosa isolate sample1 chromosome 2, ASM3666991v2, whole genome shotgun sequence genome has a segment encoding these proteins:
- the LOC131799612 gene encoding pinopsin-like: protein MEELGPHGHRSYLLYGATMFVILTLGLIGNFLTLIVLFHPQHRTKSMTPLMVNLCVADLLVCLFGYTVAVNYNTADFANTGSAPALCYWLAFINAATGLASIGTLAVMAIITYLGISRNEIAQQNRMTGKAEMLLLTGIWLYAIVLTIPPAMGWNKFIPIPSRVSCHPDWYSQDLSSRSYIIYLVTFGFFIPLVIILGSYGGIYRCIRNSSVPGANEDARVRQIRSRNKTVRLVISMTLAYFVSWSPYCIVSLIGTAIGHESVSPSLSLVPEIMAKASVVYNPILYVLLNAKFRVTLIQFFSWSRVGNVISESSNADENTTGVMEIQTNSLRHRDI from the exons ATGGAAGAACTTGGGCCTCATGGGCACAGATCTTACTTACTTTATGGCGCCACTATGTTCGTCATTTTAACCCTTGGCCTCATTGGGAACTTCCTCACCCTTATTGTTCTTTTCCACCCGCAACATCGGACCAAGAGCATGACTCCGCTTATGGTAAACCTATGTGTTGCAGACCTACTGGTGTGTTTGTTTGGGTACACTGTGGCAGTGAACTACAACACGGCAGATTTTGCAAACACTGGCAGTGCCCCTGCCCTTTGCTACTGGCTTGCCTTTATCAACGCCGCCACAGGCCTGGCCTCCATCGGTACCTTGGCTGTCATGGCAATCATAACATACTTGGGTATCTCTAGAAATGAGATCGCTCAGCAGAACAGGATGACAGGAAAGGCAGAGATGCTGTTGCTTACTG GAATCTGGTTGTACGCGATTGTGTTGACGATTCCTCCGGCTATGGGCTGGAACAAATTTATTCCTATTCCTTCACGAGTAAGCTGCCATCCTGATTGGTATTCCCAGGACCTCAGCTCCAGGTCTTACATCATATATCTGGTAACGTTTGGCTTCTTTATCCCTTTGGTGATCATACTTGGGAGCTACGGAGGGATATACAG GTGCATTCGAAACAGCTCTGTGCCCGGGGCAAATGAAGATGCTAGGGTGCGGCAAATACGGTCTAGGAATAAAACCGTCCGCCTGGTGATTTCCATGACTTTGGCATATTTTGTAAGCTGGTCTCCGTACTGCATTGTCAGCCTGATCGGTACCGCAATCGGCCACGAAAGTGTCTCCCCTTCTTTGTCTCTGGTTCCTGAAATAATGGCAAAGGCTTCTGTGGTCTACAACCCGATCCTGTACGTGCTGCTTAACGCAAAGTTCCGAGTCACTCTGATACAGTTCTTTAGCTGGAGTCGTGTCGGTAATGTCATTTCTGAGAGCTCCAATGCTGATGAAAACACCACAGGGGTAATGGAAATACAAACAAACTCGCTACGCCATCGAGACATATAA